A window of Sphingorhabdus lacus contains these coding sequences:
- a CDS encoding Maf family protein, with the protein MTLILASQSAGRVAMLRGAGVSLEAVPALVDESSIKGSLIANNAKPRDIADALAEVKARKVSRKYPTALVLGCDQIVVTADGKILDKPDSPSDARVHLAQLSDNNHRLISAAVICEAGEPVWRVVDSAQMTVRYLSETFIEQYVSNFWEDIRHCVGCYRIEAEGAQLFKSVSGSQFTIIGLPLLPVLDYLRLRGLLPS; encoded by the coding sequence GTGACGCTGATTTTGGCGTCTCAAAGCGCCGGGAGGGTGGCCATGCTTCGGGGAGCAGGCGTTTCACTGGAAGCGGTGCCTGCACTGGTTGATGAGTCTAGTATCAAGGGCTCGCTAATAGCCAACAATGCCAAGCCTCGCGATATTGCCGACGCGCTCGCCGAAGTCAAAGCGCGGAAGGTTTCGCGCAAATATCCAACAGCATTGGTATTGGGTTGTGACCAGATTGTAGTTACCGCCGATGGGAAGATTTTGGATAAACCCGACAGTCCCTCTGACGCCCGCGTACATTTGGCACAGTTGTCGGACAACAATCACCGCTTAATAAGCGCGGCAGTCATATGCGAAGCGGGTGAGCCGGTTTGGCGAGTTGTCGATAGTGCTCAGATGACAGTGCGATATTTGAGTGAGACGTTCATCGAACAATATGTCTCGAACTTTTGGGAAGATATCCGCCATTGTGTTGGTTGTTATCGTATAGAGGCTGAAGGCGCACAATTGTTCAAAAGTGTAAGCGGCAGTCAGTTCACCATCATCGGCTTACCGCTGCTGCCGGTGCTTGACTATTTAAGGCTAAGGGGTCTTTTGCCGTCATGA
- the mnmE gene encoding tRNA uridine-5-carboxymethylaminomethyl(34) synthesis GTPase MnmE, with product MPAADTIFALSSGAPPAAIAVMRISGPDSVNSAEALAGSALAARRASLRTLRDASGEVLDRALVLVFPGPDSATGEDLVELHLHGGRAVVRAVSAALAALPGLRPAEAGEFTRRAFLNGRMDLNEAEGLADLLSAETEWQRRAAGAMMGGAFSRRIEQWRQEVLVLSALTEAELDFSDEGDVETQNNDKISEGCKRLHDAIRTLVEAPGVEKLRDGLRVVLGGPPNSGKSTLLNALVARDAAIVSDIAGTTRDVIEVPVSIGGIAFLFLDTAGLRDATDDRIEAIGIERTRAAMDSADILLWLGEEGTGPAHPHLVEIAAKADDPTHARKGPDAVTVSAKTEEGMAQLVTTLTDIAKGLLPPPDQFAINARQRDLLAQCASALTQAAEADDWLITAEHLRQARLALDALTGRAHTEDLLDTLFGRFCVGK from the coding sequence ATGCCCGCCGCTGACACGATTTTTGCGCTGTCGAGTGGCGCACCGCCGGCGGCTATTGCGGTGATGCGGATTAGTGGTCCCGATTCTGTTAACTCGGCTGAAGCTTTGGCGGGGTCTGCCCTGGCGGCGCGGCGGGCTTCTTTGCGGACTTTGCGGGATGCTTCGGGCGAGGTGTTGGATCGGGCGCTGGTGTTGGTTTTCCCCGGGCCTGATAGCGCGACGGGGGAGGATCTGGTTGAATTGCACCTGCATGGCGGACGGGCGGTGGTGCGCGCCGTGTCTGCTGCGCTTGCAGCGCTGCCAGGACTGAGGCCCGCAGAGGCCGGGGAGTTTACCCGGCGGGCTTTCTTGAATGGCCGGATGGACCTGAATGAAGCCGAGGGGCTGGCCGATCTGCTATCTGCCGAAACCGAATGGCAACGCCGGGCCGCGGGCGCGATGATGGGCGGGGCCTTTTCCCGCCGGATTGAGCAATGGCGGCAGGAGGTGCTCGTCCTGTCCGCGCTGACCGAAGCGGAACTTGATTTCTCCGATGAAGGAGATGTCGAGACGCAAAATAATGACAAAATATCAGAAGGTTGCAAGAGACTTCATGACGCCATCCGGACTCTGGTAGAGGCCCCGGGGGTCGAGAAATTGCGCGACGGTTTGCGTGTTGTGCTCGGCGGCCCACCCAATAGCGGCAAGTCGACACTGCTCAACGCCCTCGTGGCCCGTGACGCGGCCATTGTGTCCGACATTGCCGGCACCACGCGCGATGTGATTGAGGTACCGGTATCGATCGGCGGCATAGCCTTCCTGTTTTTGGACACAGCGGGCCTGCGCGATGCGACCGACGACCGGATCGAGGCGATCGGGATTGAACGCACCCGGGCCGCGATGGATAGCGCCGACATCCTGTTATGGCTGGGGGAGGAGGGCACAGGACCAGCCCACCCGCATTTGGTGGAGATCGCAGCCAAAGCCGACGATCCCACGCATGCCCGCAAAGGACCTGATGCGGTTACCGTATCCGCAAAGACCGAAGAGGGAATGGCCCAGCTGGTTACCACCCTGACCGACATCGCCAAGGGGCTTTTGCCCCCGCCGGATCAGTTCGCGATCAATGCCCGTCAGCGCGATCTGCTGGCCCAATGCGCGTCCGCACTGACCCAGGCTGCGGAGGCCGACGACTGGCTGATCACCGCCGAACATCTCCGTCAGGCACGACTCGCTTTGGATGCGCTGACAGGGCGGGCGCACACTGAAGATCTGCTGGATACGCTTTTTGGCCGATTCTGCGTCGGAAAATAA
- the mnmG gene encoding tRNA uridine-5-carboxymethylaminomethyl(34) synthesis enzyme MnmG, with translation MRSDVDILVIGGGHAGTEAAAVAARMGARVALVNFDKTTIGAMSCNPAIGGLGKGHLVREVDAFDGLIARAADDAAIHYRMLNASKGAAVQGPRIQADRALFKASIQRQLASLPNLTIVEGEAAGLRFAPDNAQRVVGVDLADGSSIGCSAVILATGTFLGGKLFRGEERLEGGRIGESSALKLADQIRGAGLPMARLKTGTPPRLDGRTINWAQLDVQPSDDGSWTMSPLTTRRHIPQLFCAVSRTNSETHDIIRSGLDRSPLFGGDIAGQGPRYCPSIEDKIFRFGDRDGHQVFLEPEGLDSFLIYPNGISTSLPTDIQMAMVRSMAGLEQCEIVVPGYAVEYDHIDPRALDSSLAVRGFEGLYCAGQINGTTGYEEAAAQGLIAGMGAASRLLGREMPALDRSNSYLAVMVDDLILQGVTEPYRMLTARAEYRLRLRADNATTRLTPLALQSGCVGEERALWFNQRLWEKQALEADFAQQFSADQLLRHGLDVKRDAGRMSLYEWLRFPSVTVRHLLSVSRETAWEGDATLLDEIEQDGRYAPYIDRQENEIRDIAANEKVLLPEWIDYRAIAGLSNEMVERLDAARPENLAAAARVRGVTPAALVAIMVHAKRAQQISDVAA, from the coding sequence ATGCGCAGTGATGTGGACATATTGGTTATTGGCGGAGGCCATGCAGGCACCGAAGCCGCGGCGGTTGCGGCGCGGATGGGTGCGCGTGTTGCTCTGGTCAATTTCGACAAGACAACCATTGGCGCCATGTCGTGCAACCCTGCCATCGGTGGTCTGGGCAAGGGGCATCTGGTGCGCGAAGTGGACGCCTTTGACGGCTTGATCGCCCGCGCTGCCGACGATGCGGCGATTCATTACCGGATGCTCAACGCCTCCAAGGGGGCGGCAGTGCAGGGGCCGCGTATTCAGGCCGATCGCGCTTTGTTCAAAGCGTCCATCCAGCGTCAGTTGGCCTCTTTACCGAATTTAACGATCGTCGAAGGTGAGGCCGCCGGGCTTCGTTTCGCACCGGACAACGCCCAGCGCGTTGTCGGTGTGGACCTGGCAGATGGCAGCAGCATAGGCTGTTCCGCCGTCATATTGGCGACCGGAACCTTTCTGGGTGGAAAATTATTCCGTGGGGAAGAGCGTCTGGAAGGTGGCCGGATAGGCGAATCCTCGGCGCTCAAACTGGCAGACCAGATTCGCGGCGCTGGGTTACCCATGGCCCGCCTGAAAACCGGCACGCCGCCACGTCTGGATGGCCGGACCATAAATTGGGCACAATTGGATGTGCAGCCGTCCGATGATGGGTCGTGGACCATGTCACCGCTCACAACGCGCCGCCATATCCCGCAGCTTTTTTGCGCCGTCAGCCGTACCAATAGTGAAACCCATGATATCATTCGCAGCGGCTTGGATCGTTCGCCGCTTTTCGGTGGCGACATTGCGGGGCAGGGACCGCGTTACTGCCCCTCCATCGAAGACAAGATCTTCCGCTTTGGGGATCGCGACGGACATCAGGTATTTCTGGAGCCTGAAGGCCTGGACAGTTTCCTGATCTATCCCAACGGCATTTCCACGTCCTTGCCGACCGATATCCAGATGGCGATGGTCCGGTCCATGGCCGGTCTGGAGCAGTGCGAAATTGTCGTTCCAGGCTATGCGGTAGAATATGACCATATCGACCCCCGTGCGCTGGATAGCAGCCTTGCGGTCCGGGGCTTTGAAGGCCTCTACTGTGCCGGACAAATCAACGGCACAACGGGTTATGAAGAGGCCGCTGCCCAAGGTCTGATCGCTGGTATGGGTGCTGCGTCCCGTCTCTTGGGCCGTGAAATGCCTGCACTGGACAGATCGAACAGCTATCTGGCTGTCATGGTGGACGACCTGATCCTGCAGGGCGTTACAGAGCCATACCGGATGCTGACCGCACGCGCCGAATATCGTTTGCGGCTTCGCGCCGACAATGCAACCACACGGTTGACGCCTTTGGCCTTGCAATCGGGATGTGTAGGCGAAGAACGTGCGCTGTGGTTTAACCAGCGCTTGTGGGAGAAACAGGCCCTGGAAGCTGATTTCGCACAGCAATTTTCGGCCGACCAATTGCTCCGTCATGGTCTGGATGTGAAGCGCGATGCAGGCCGGATGTCGCTCTATGAATGGCTCCGTTTTCCTTCAGTGACCGTCCGACACCTTCTGTCTGTTTCACGTGAAACAGCTTGGGAAGGGGATGCGACCTTGCTGGATGAAATCGAGCAAGACGGGCGTTATGCTCCCTATATCGACCGGCAAGAAAATGAAATTCGCGATATTGCCGCAAATGAAAAGGTCCTTCTTCCTGAGTGGATTGACTATCGCGCCATTGCGGGTCTCTCGAACGAAATGGTCGAACGACTGGATGCAGCTCGACCGGAAAATCTGGCGGCGGCGGCACGGGTCCGCGGGGTCACTCCGGCGGCGCTGGTTGCGATCATGGTCCATGCAAAGCGGGCACAGCAGATCAGCGACGTCGCCGCATGA
- a CDS encoding DUF6489 family protein yields MKMNIEIDCSPEEARALLGLPDVTEANEAYVQNITKLMNGAGGIEQLQELGKQIAPMGQMGLQLFQQLIETGAKAAFSGVTPKDKK; encoded by the coding sequence ATGAAGATGAATATAGAGATAGATTGCTCGCCCGAAGAAGCGCGCGCTCTGCTGGGTTTACCCGATGTGACTGAAGCCAATGAAGCCTATGTGCAGAACATCACGAAGTTGATGAATGGCGCAGGCGGGATTGAGCAATTGCAGGAATTGGGCAAGCAAATCGCACCGATGGGGCAGATGGGCCTTCAACTGTTTCAGCAGCTGATTGAGACAGGAGCAAAAGCTGCCTTTTCCGGTGTTACGCCGAAAGACAAGAAATAA
- a CDS encoding dienelactone hydrolase family protein, producing the protein MGDIVKINALDEDALFDAYIATPAAAIVVIPEIVGVNQGIRQKYDKLAIDGYLAIAPTYAGALLQAHS; encoded by the coding sequence ATGGGTGATATAGTGAAGATCAACGCATTGGACGAGGATGCCTTGTTTGATGCCTATATAGCTACACCGGCAGCCGCAATAGTCGTAATCCCAGAGATCGTCGGCGTAAATCAAGGGATTCGGCAAAAATACGATAAACTTGCTATCGACGGCTATCTAGCCATCGCGCCGACCTATGCTGGCGCTTTGCTCCAAGCGCACAGCTAA
- the rho gene encoding transcription termination factor Rho, with product MHLKELKSKNPADLVSMAEELGVEGASTLRKQDLMFAILKELAEDGEQIMGLGTIEVLPDSFGFLRSPEANYLAGPDDIYVSPNMVRQFGLRTGDTVEGEIRAPKDGERYFALTKVMKINFDDPDAVRHRVNFDNLTPLYPDEKLTLDSLDPTVKDKSARVIDIVSPQGKGQRALIVAPPRTGKTVLLQNIARAITDNHPEVFLIVLLIDERPEEVTDMQRSVKGEVVSSTFDEPATRHVQVAEMVIEKAKRLVEHKHDVVILLDSITRLGRAYNTVVPSSGKVLTGGVDANALQRPKRFFGAARNIEEGGSLSIIATALIDTGSRMDEVIFEEFKGTGNSEIVLDRKVSDKRIFPSLDVGKSGTRKEELLVEEGKLKKMWVLRRILMQMGTVDAMEFLLDKMKDSKTNEDFFDSMNQ from the coding sequence ATGCATTTGAAAGAGCTGAAAAGCAAAAATCCCGCCGATCTTGTGTCTATGGCCGAAGAATTGGGGGTCGAGGGCGCGTCGACCTTGCGCAAGCAAGACTTGATGTTTGCCATCTTGAAAGAATTGGCTGAAGATGGTGAACAGATCATGGGACTTGGCACTATTGAAGTGCTGCCCGACAGTTTTGGATTTCTTCGTTCACCCGAAGCCAACTATCTCGCCGGCCCTGACGATATTTATGTGTCTCCCAATATGGTACGTCAGTTCGGTTTGCGAACCGGTGACACGGTGGAAGGCGAAATTCGCGCGCCGAAAGACGGCGAGCGTTATTTTGCGCTGACCAAGGTGATGAAGATCAACTTTGACGATCCCGATGCAGTACGGCACCGCGTCAATTTCGATAACCTTACGCCGCTTTATCCTGACGAAAAACTGACGCTCGATTCCCTTGATCCCACGGTTAAGGACAAGTCGGCACGCGTTATCGACATCGTCAGCCCGCAGGGTAAAGGCCAGAGAGCGCTGATTGTTGCACCGCCGCGCACCGGTAAAACTGTGTTGTTACAAAATATCGCTCGAGCCATCACCGATAACCATCCAGAAGTATTCTTGATCGTTTTGCTGATTGATGAACGACCAGAAGAAGTGACGGACATGCAACGTTCGGTTAAGGGCGAAGTTGTTTCCTCCACTTTTGACGAGCCGGCAACACGGCACGTTCAAGTTGCCGAAATGGTCATTGAGAAGGCTAAACGTCTCGTCGAGCATAAACATGATGTTGTCATCCTGCTCGACTCCATCACTCGTCTTGGCCGAGCCTATAATACAGTTGTGCCGAGCTCCGGAAAGGTGCTGACGGGAGGTGTTGATGCGAACGCACTGCAGCGGCCCAAGCGCTTTTTCGGTGCCGCACGGAACATCGAAGAAGGCGGTTCGTTGTCGATCATCGCCACTGCGCTGATCGACACTGGTAGCCGCATGGACGAGGTTATTTTTGAAGAGTTCAAGGGTACGGGTAACTCGGAAATCGTGCTCGACCGTAAGGTTTCGGATAAGCGGATATTCCCGTCTCTCGACGTCGGAAAGTCCGGCACTCGTAAGGAAGAATTGCTGGTCGAAGAAGGCAAGCTCAAGAAAATGTGGGTGCTTCGCCGCATTCTCATGCAGATGGGTACCGTCGATGCGATGGAGTTCCTGCTTGATAAGATGAAGGATTCGAAGACTAACGAAGATTTCTTCGATTCGATGAACCAGTAA
- a CDS encoding CopD family protein, producing MTDIIAMLYFWLKSAHIIFVIFWMAGLFMIPRFFVYHQESLEGSDEAAKWVEREAKLIKIILNPSIIVVWVVGLLLAWQIGSLADGWFHAKLLFVLVLSAYHGWAVGYARKLARGERKLTGKQLRLFNEVPGIGAAVIVILVVAKPF from the coding sequence ATGACGGATATCATCGCAATGCTCTATTTCTGGCTAAAGTCCGCGCACATCATCTTCGTCATATTCTGGATGGCCGGGTTATTCATGATTCCGCGTTTTTTCGTTTACCATCAGGAAAGCCTCGAAGGTTCTGACGAAGCCGCTAAATGGGTGGAGCGCGAGGCAAAGCTGATCAAGATCATTCTAAATCCCTCGATCATTGTTGTCTGGGTCGTTGGCCTGCTTCTCGCTTGGCAAATCGGGTCGTTGGCTGATGGCTGGTTCCACGCAAAACTGCTTTTCGTCCTTGTCTTGTCGGCTTATCATGGTTGGGCTGTGGGATACGCGAGGAAATTGGCACGAGGCGAACGAAAGCTAACCGGAAAACAATTGCGATTGTTCAACGAAGTACCCGGAATTGGGGCAGCAGTTATCGTTATATTGGTAGTGGCAAAACCATTTTGA
- the rsmG gene encoding 16S rRNA (guanine(527)-N(7))-methyltransferase RsmG, translating to MTEAEARHWLEEHFTVSRETWEKLEAFIAFLKREAESQNLISASTLDHIWDRHIVDSAQLLRFCPDGSQAWIDLGSGAGFPGLVVALLSSHRVTLVESRGRRIEYLQRAIALLDLESQVTVAGMPLERVETAPYSVISARAFAPLDKLFDLAARFSTNKTLWLLPKGRNAAKEWDGVKSVWEGEFRIESSVTDAEAGILVGHLTGKDEKHTAAAAKRHQRR from the coding sequence ATGACCGAAGCCGAAGCCCGTCACTGGCTGGAAGAGCATTTCACTGTTTCACGTGAAACATGGGAGAAGCTAGAAGCCTTTATCGCCTTTTTGAAGCGCGAGGCGGAGAGTCAGAACCTGATCTCCGCATCAACTCTGGATCATATCTGGGATCGCCATATTGTCGACAGTGCGCAGCTTTTGCGCTTCTGTCCCGACGGCTCCCAGGCATGGATAGACCTTGGTTCCGGGGCAGGTTTTCCGGGGTTGGTCGTTGCGCTGCTTAGCTCGCATCGGGTGACTTTGGTGGAATCGCGTGGAAGGCGGATCGAATATCTCCAGCGCGCCATTGCCTTGCTTGATCTGGAATCGCAGGTTACCGTTGCGGGCATGCCGTTGGAGCGTGTTGAAACTGCCCCATATTCGGTCATCAGTGCGCGGGCCTTTGCTCCATTGGACAAGTTGTTCGATCTTGCCGCACGATTTTCCACAAATAAGACGTTATGGCTGTTACCAAAGGGCCGGAATGCGGCTAAGGAATGGGACGGGGTTAAATCGGTCTGGGAAGGGGAATTCCGGATCGAGTCGAGTGTGACCGATGCCGAAGCCGGCATATTGGTCGGGCATTTGACAGGAAAAGACGAAAAACACACCGCTGCGGCGGCAAAGAGGCATCAGAGACGATGA
- the hemE gene encoding uroporphyrinogen decarboxylase, translating into MTAPSPKKLLNVLRGDQEAIPPMWLMRQAGRYLPEYRELRAQKGGFLELAYDSEAATEITIQPIRRFGFDAAILFSDILVIPHAMGQDLWFETGEGPRLAPRLAQSALEDFIPAPERLRPVLDTVRKVSAVLPPETTFLGFAGSPWTVATYMVHGQGSKDQSEARRMAHAEPERFGALIEAIISATVDYLAGQIEAGVDAVQLFDSWAGSLSPVQFEKWVIAPNAEIVRRLKARHPDAPIIGFPKGAGGKLAAYADGTGVDALGLDETVDPHWANRELPKDLPVQGNLDPLALIAGGSDLISAVENILSAFADRPHVFNLGHGILPDTPIEHVEKLLTLVRKG; encoded by the coding sequence ATGACAGCGCCTAGCCCAAAAAAACTGCTCAACGTCCTTAGGGGCGATCAGGAAGCAATTCCTCCAATGTGGCTCATGCGCCAAGCTGGGCGTTATTTGCCTGAATATCGTGAATTACGGGCGCAAAAAGGCGGTTTTCTTGAACTTGCTTATGACAGTGAAGCGGCTACCGAAATCACAATTCAGCCAATCCGCCGTTTCGGCTTTGACGCAGCGATACTCTTTTCGGACATTCTGGTCATCCCGCACGCCATGGGGCAGGATTTATGGTTCGAAACTGGCGAAGGTCCGCGCTTAGCTCCGCGGTTGGCGCAATCAGCGCTAGAGGATTTCATACCTGCACCCGAACGTTTGCGGCCAGTGCTTGACACTGTACGCAAGGTTTCAGCTGTCCTACCCCCGGAGACGACATTTCTGGGCTTTGCAGGTAGTCCCTGGACGGTGGCGACCTACATGGTGCATGGGCAGGGAAGCAAAGATCAATCCGAAGCGCGGCGCATGGCACATGCAGAACCCGAACGCTTTGGTGCACTTATCGAGGCGATTATTTCTGCTACCGTTGACTATCTGGCTGGACAGATTGAAGCAGGCGTCGATGCGGTGCAATTATTTGATAGTTGGGCTGGATCTCTGTCACCTGTACAATTTGAAAAATGGGTCATTGCACCTAATGCCGAAATCGTTCGTCGATTAAAGGCCCGCCACCCTGACGCGCCTATCATCGGATTTCCGAAAGGTGCTGGTGGAAAGCTTGCGGCGTATGCTGATGGTACCGGTGTTGATGCGCTTGGTCTGGATGAAACCGTAGATCCGCACTGGGCCAACCGTGAATTACCAAAAGACCTACCCGTACAGGGCAATCTTGACCCGTTGGCGCTAATTGCAGGAGGCTCCGATTTGATTAGTGCGGTTGAAAATATCCTGTCTGCTTTTGCCGATCGCCCCCATGTCTTTAATCTGGGCCACGGAATTTTACCCGACACGCCTATTGAACATGTGGAAAAGCTGCTTACTCTCGTCCGCAAGGGATAA
- a CDS encoding YjbE family putative metal transport protein (Members of this highly hydrophobic protein family,regularly are found preceded by the yybP-ykoY manganese riboswitch (see RF00080). A metal cation transport function is proposed.), whose protein sequence is MFEFLIATAGAATTLGGPADIWAAIVKDFSNIGEPAAFAAFIQVLLIDLVLAGDNAIVVGALAAGLPADQRKKVILIGVLAALVLRIIFALMVTWLLGIVGLVLAGGLLLLWVAWRMYRDIAGHAGESTGSPEISGDEHSGLKSTKTFAGAAWGVAVADVSMSLDNVLAVAGAAREHPGILIVGLVFAVALMGVAANIIAQYIERYRWIAWVGLVVIVYVAGKMIWEGWHEVQPHVLAITGM, encoded by the coding sequence ATGTTTGAATTTCTGATTGCCACCGCTGGCGCCGCGACGACTTTGGGTGGTCCAGCTGACATTTGGGCTGCGATAGTCAAAGACTTTTCGAACATCGGCGAACCCGCTGCTTTTGCCGCCTTTATACAGGTACTTTTAATCGACCTAGTTCTTGCCGGCGATAATGCGATCGTTGTCGGTGCGCTCGCGGCAGGACTACCTGCAGACCAACGGAAAAAGGTCATCCTGATTGGTGTATTGGCCGCACTCGTTTTGCGGATCATTTTTGCACTGATGGTCACATGGCTTCTTGGGATTGTCGGACTGGTTCTTGCTGGCGGTTTACTGCTGCTGTGGGTTGCATGGCGCATGTACCGCGATATTGCAGGTCATGCAGGTGAATCGACGGGGTCACCAGAAATCTCAGGTGACGAACACTCCGGCCTTAAATCTACCAAAACCTTTGCCGGTGCAGCGTGGGGCGTTGCAGTTGCCGACGTCTCAATGAGCCTCGATAATGTGCTCGCAGTTGCTGGTGCGGCCCGTGAACATCCCGGAATTCTGATCGTAGGACTTGTTTTTGCAGTTGCCTTGATGGGTGTCGCAGCCAACATTATTGCTCAATATATCGAGCGGTATCGCTGGATTGCCTGGGTCGGCTTGGTCGTGATCGTTTATGTCGCGGGCAAAATGATCTGGGAAGGTTGGCATGAGGTGCAACCCCATGTCCTAGCAATTACAGGAATGTAA
- a CDS encoding ParA family protein: MIRIAIANQKGGVGKTTTAINLATALAASGWRCVLVDLDPQGNASTGLGLKQAERVHSSYDLLLGDASLKDAAIPTMIPNLDIVPATVDLSGAEIELVEYEDRTGRLKAAFDKSDTHWDICLIDCPPSLGLLTINSLVAVDSILVPLQCEFFALEGLSQLLQTVERIQKRFNPNLAIMGVALTMYDRRNRLTDQVADDVRSCLGALVFETVIPRNVRLSEAPSHGLPALVYDHRCSGSEAYMNLARELIGRMPTRELAA; this comes from the coding sequence ATGATTCGAATTGCTATAGCGAACCAGAAAGGCGGCGTGGGCAAGACCACGACCGCGATCAATCTTGCCACGGCTCTGGCGGCAAGTGGCTGGCGCTGTGTGCTGGTCGATCTCGACCCGCAGGGAAATGCCTCAACGGGTCTCGGGCTGAAGCAGGCCGAGCGTGTGCATAGCAGCTATGATCTTCTTCTGGGGGACGCGTCGTTGAAAGACGCCGCCATTCCAACGATGATTCCCAATCTGGATATTGTCCCCGCGACCGTTGATTTGTCGGGCGCGGAAATCGAATTGGTGGAATATGAAGACCGGACCGGACGGCTGAAGGCGGCCTTCGACAAGTCGGATACGCATTGGGACATCTGCCTGATCGATTGTCCACCGTCGCTGGGCCTGCTCACGATCAATTCTCTCGTCGCGGTGGATTCGATATTGGTACCCCTGCAGTGCGAATTCTTCGCATTGGAAGGATTAAGCCAATTATTACAAACAGTTGAGCGAATACAGAAGCGCTTCAACCCCAATTTGGCAATTATGGGCGTGGCGCTGACCATGTATGACCGCCGGAACAGGCTCACCGACCAGGTGGCCGATGATGTCCGCAGTTGTCTGGGCGCTCTGGTGTTCGAAACTGTGATTCCGCGCAATGTCCGCTTGTCCGAGGCGCCCAGCCATGGCTTGCCCGCCTTGGTCTATGACCATCGCTGCTCGGGATCCGAAGCCTATATGAATTTGGCGCGCGAACTGATCGGGCGCATGCCGACACGGGAATTGGCTGCATGA
- a CDS encoding pyruvate, water dikinase regulatory protein gives MDRFHLHLLSDSTGETLENIAKAALAQFDGVENVVKHFWPMVRSESHLDRIMVDVAANPGLVLFTLVNRDTRRKLENRCRALGLPAVAALDAVSDALSNMLGQEAKARPGRQHAMDAAYFARVDAIQFTIAHDDGINAQNWEEADIVLAGVSRTSKTPTSIYLANRGYKTANIPIVPESPPPPILFTLKHPMVIGLVTSAERLVQVRRNRLLSLNQSPDTDYVDEEKVKAEVAHARRMFADNGWPVLDVTRRSIEETAAAIINLFNERELHQVQMS, from the coding sequence ATGGATCGTTTTCACCTCCACCTACTGTCGGATTCCACAGGCGAGACCCTAGAGAATATCGCTAAAGCTGCGCTAGCTCAGTTTGACGGTGTTGAAAATGTGGTCAAACATTTCTGGCCAATGGTGCGTTCTGAAAGCCATTTGGACCGTATCATGGTTGATGTAGCGGCCAATCCGGGGCTGGTTTTATTCACCTTGGTTAACCGCGACACACGGCGCAAATTGGAAAACAGATGCCGCGCCTTGGGTTTGCCAGCAGTTGCTGCCCTCGATGCCGTTAGCGATGCGTTGTCTAACATGTTGGGGCAAGAAGCAAAGGCAAGGCCCGGTCGGCAACATGCGATGGATGCCGCCTATTTTGCACGTGTAGACGCAATCCAGTTCACCATAGCGCATGACGATGGGATCAACGCTCAAAATTGGGAAGAAGCAGACATTGTATTAGCCGGTGTATCACGGACGTCCAAAACACCGACCAGCATCTATCTAGCAAACCGTGGGTACAAGACGGCGAATATTCCTATCGTCCCGGAATCACCGCCGCCACCTATTCTCTTTACGTTGAAACATCCGATGGTCATCGGACTAGTGACAAGCGCTGAACGACTGGTTCAGGTCCGGCGTAATCGTCTTCTGTCACTGAACCAGTCTCCCGATACAGATTATGTCGACGAAGAAAAGGTCAAGGCAGAGGTCGCTCATGCTCGGCGGATGTTTGCGGACAACGGCTGGCCGGTTCTTGATGTAACTCGGCGCTCGATTGAAGAAACAGCAGCGGCGATCATTAACCTTTTTAACGAACGCGAATTGCATCAGGTCCAAATGTCGTGA